A stretch of the Vigna radiata var. radiata cultivar VC1973A chromosome 9, Vradiata_ver6, whole genome shotgun sequence genome encodes the following:
- the LOC106773921 gene encoding cysteine-rich repeat secretory protein 15, giving the protein MFISLQLDSTDRIIIALKLSYLLFLFSSIPNALGYTSRAHIFIYAGCSQEKYQPNTPFEANLNSFLSSVSDSSSENSYNSYAIGNGSSSLPEGSIYGLYQCRSDLRPKECSKCVKSCVDQIGLVCPLALGASLQFEGCYIRYEHVDFLGKPDTSLWYKKCSKAVTSDAEFLRRRDDVLSDLQAANGFGVSSSGFVEGFALCLGDLNVADCSSCLQAAVGKLRSICGSAASADVFLAQCYARYWEAGYYDQPESSNEDDQVGKSVAIIVGVLAGLAIIVVLLSICRRAFG; this is encoded by the exons atgttcatAAGCCTTCAACTAGACTCAACTGATAGAATCATTATagctttgaaactctcatatctgctatttctcttttcttcaattccTAATGCCCTAGGCTACACTAGCAGAGCTCATATCTTCATTTATGCTGGCTGCTCTCAAGAAAAATACCAACCAAACACACCCTTTGAAGCCAACCTCAATTCCTTCTTGTCTTCAGTTTCTGACTCATCTTCTGAGAATTCTTACAATAGCTATGCTATTGGAAATGGAAGCTCATCACTACCAGAGGGATCCATATATGGCTTATACCAGTGCAGGAGTGATTTGAGGCCAAAGGAATGCTCAAAATGTGTTAAAAGTTGTGTTGACCAAATAGGCTTGGTCTGTCCCTTGGCACTTGGAGCATCTCTGCAATTTGAAGGCTGTTATATCAGATATGAGCATGTTGATTTCCTTGGAAAACCTGACACAAGCCTTTGGTACAAGAAGTGCAGTAAAGCAGTGACAAGTGATGCTGAGTTCTTGAGGCGTAGAGATGATGTTCTTTCTGATTTGCAAGCAGCTAATGGATTTGGAGTCAGTAGTTCTGGTTTTGTTGAAGGGTTTGCACTGTGTTTGGGAGATTTGAATGTGGCTGATTGCTCCTCCTGCCTTCAAGCAGCAGTTGGAAAGCTTAGGAGCATTTGTGGTTCAGCAGCATCAGCTGATGTGTTCTTAGCACAATGTTATGCTCGCTACTGGGAAGCTGGCTACTATGATCAACCAG AATCTTCTAATGAGGATGACCAAGTGGGAAAATCAGTTGCCATTATTGTAGGAGTACTTGCTGGTTTAGCCATTATTGTCGTCCTTCTCTCAATCTGCAGAAGAGCATTTG GTTAA